The DNA region AGCTTGGACGTTTCAGACTTGCCGTACTGCAGGCCGGGGTTCAGGATGGCCGGGTTGTTTGCAGTCTCAACGGCACCGCCGAGCAGAGCGGAGACGTTAAAGCCATAGATCGCGAGGACCCAGAAGGTCATGACTGCGGCGCCGGCGATCAGCAGAATGGCCTTGATGATCTGCACCCACGTGGTGCCCTTCATGCCGCCGATCAGTACGTACATGATCATCAGGGCACCCACCACGATGATCACCAAGGCCTGTCCGCCCCAGTCGCTGATGCCCAGCAGCAGCGAAATCAGGCTCCCGGCGCCGGCCATCTGGGCCAGCAGATAGAAGAAGCACACGGCCAGCGTGGAGATGGCCGCTGCGATGCGCACCGGACGCTGCTTCAGCCGGAAGGAGAGGACATCCGCCATGGTGAACTTGCCGGTGTTCCGGAGCAGTTCGGCCACCAGCAGCAGCGCAACCAGCCAGGCCACCAGGAAGCCGATGGAGTACATAAAGCCGTCGTACCCGTTGATGGCAATCGCACCCGTGATTCCCAGGAACGATGCGGCGGACAGGTAGTCGCCTGCGATCGCCGTTCCGTTCTGCGATCCGGTGAATGAACGCCCGGCCGCATAGTAGTCCGCTGCGGTCTTGTTGTTCCGGCTGGCCCGGAGCACGATAATCATGGTGACGGCCACGAACAGGCCGAAGATCCCCATGTTCAGGAGCGTGGTGTCCTTGAGGGCGGCAACATCAACCGCCGTGGCAATTCCGATCATTTGGTCACTCCGCTCACGAGGTTGCCATGCTTATCAAACTCATGGCCTTCGATTTCGTTGCGGATCTCCGCCGCAATGGGGTCCAGCTTCCGGTTGGAGTAGCTGACATACCAGCCGGTGATGGCGAACGTGGAGACGAACTGCAGCAGGCCCAGGATCAGGCCGACGTTGATGTTGCCCCACACTTTGGTGGACATAAAGCCGACGGCGTAGTCAGCCAGCAGGACATATGCGAAGTACCACAGCAGGAATGCGATGGCCATGGGGAAAACAAAGCTGCGGTGACGTTTGCGCAGTTCCTGGAACCGCTCTGTCGACTGGACCTGTTCGAAGTCCACGGACGCCGCTGCGTCCGGAGTCTGGGCATCATTACCCATCATTCCTCCTCATTGAGACTTGCCTGGTTCACACCGGCTGAACAGAGCCCTGCCCATGTGACTG from Arthrobacter pascens includes:
- a CDS encoding DUF485 domain-containing protein, whose amino-acid sequence is MGNDAQTPDAAASVDFEQVQSTERFQELRKRHRSFVFPMAIAFLLWYFAYVLLADYAVGFMSTKVWGNINVGLILGLLQFVSTFAITGWYVSYSNRKLDPIAAEIRNEIEGHEFDKHGNLVSGVTK